The following are encoded together in the Mesoterricola sediminis genome:
- a CDS encoding 2-oxoadipate dioxygenase/decarboxylase family protein: MRKAGGEDDLLEGLVAGALGARRARVLLGAVRVPEALAGPAPSADRARIAFALALILLRDLLGRVPSARAYADDLAREGRPLVLDHGAVRTVLAPCGALPPGEEALTRILRPLGFACAETYPLDRLAMTGRAWRHLDLPEDVPQYFVSEFHPEGFGAAFRGAAERVLASSADPLPPRAAALLERLGGEGRLAPAEAVSLLPDLAACFDRHHDAPALDDYRVLAEASPEMAWIATEGNAFNHATDRVPDVEALAARQKALGRPMKDAVEVSATGRVLQTAYRADAVERTFATPEGAVVQRVPGSFFEFITRRPLPAGGLDLGFDTSNAQAIFRMTAAGEGR; encoded by the coding sequence ATGCGGAAGGCTGGCGGTGAAGACGACCTGCTCGAGGGCCTCGTCGCGGGCGCGCTGGGCGCGCGGCGCGCGCGGGTGCTCCTGGGCGCGGTGCGCGTGCCCGAGGCCCTGGCCGGGCCCGCGCCGTCCGCCGACCGCGCCCGCATCGCCTTCGCCCTCGCGCTCATCCTCCTGAGGGACCTCCTGGGCCGGGTGCCCTCCGCGCGCGCCTACGCCGACGACCTCGCGCGGGAGGGGCGGCCCCTCGTGCTGGACCACGGCGCCGTCCGGACCGTGCTGGCCCCCTGCGGGGCCCTGCCGCCCGGGGAGGAGGCCCTGACGCGCATCCTGCGGCCCCTGGGCTTCGCCTGCGCGGAGACCTACCCCCTGGACCGCCTGGCCATGACGGGCCGGGCCTGGCGCCACCTGGACCTGCCGGAGGACGTGCCCCAGTACTTCGTGAGCGAGTTCCATCCCGAGGGCTTCGGGGCCGCCTTCCGCGGCGCCGCGGAGCGGGTGCTGGCGAGCTCCGCCGATCCCCTCCCGCCGCGGGCCGCGGCCCTGCTGGAACGGCTCGGGGGCGAGGGGCGCCTGGCTCCCGCCGAGGCCGTCTCCCTCCTGCCGGACCTCGCGGCCTGCTTCGACCGCCACCACGACGCGCCCGCCCTGGACGACTACCGCGTCCTCGCCGAGGCGAGCCCGGAGATGGCCTGGATCGCCACCGAGGGCAACGCCTTCAACCACGCCACGGACCGGGTGCCCGACGTGGAGGCCCTCGCGGCCCGCCAGAAGGCCCTGGGCCGGCCCATGAAGGACGCCGTGGAGGTCTCGGCCACGGGCCGCGTCCTGCAGACCGCGTACCGGGCCGACGCCGTCGAGCGCACCTTCGCGACCCCGGAGGGGGCCGTCGTCCAGCGCGTGCCGGGGAGCTTCTTCGAATTCATCACCCGGCGGCCGCTGCCCGCGGGCGGGCTGGACCTGGGCTTCGACACGAGCAACGCCCAGGCCATCTTCCGCATGACCGCGGCCGGGGAGGGGCGTTGA
- a CDS encoding aconitase family protein, translated as MKVDGRVLLLSEDPARLRSQFQGEDLRVGVTALRDYVTVDEIAPGWVCFYFGQRLGDFAYLGCLCGGTFPMHEGFIKRGGFQVVVSGKRHGGGGPREAAPYAERAAGIRLVIAESFDPAYRQQCHALGLLTSTDMGLVERIRQGEDLPMDLFTRGLDALTAEIVRAGGIFEYTQARLREEARLPEVSRAPRPMTYGEKLLARAARHGFGYDACGLEAVAPGDGILVKADWRFSHETVTPLAVAMVKDRLGEGVPFEDTHSILAFRDHLTFLGRFYTQDQGQPGIADAARRIKRMQEEFCAANGIRLHGEDAETGCEGICHVLMAERYALPGQVIVGTDSHTSHSGALGALAFGVGAADIACAWVTGDVRVTVPPSVLVKLKGRLGPGVFAKDLVLHLLTLPFFRDGHVKGRIIEYEGEALAGLGTDERATLTNMAADSGAFAGIIAPDAETVRYVEERRGRRIGLVPWMRSDPGAVYEGELEVDCSAVTPMLASPGFAGNGLPLAALDRQVDVDIAYVGSCTGAKREDLERVYEVVSWGLARGMTVPLRVQFFIQLGSEDVRAHAEAQGWLRAFDEAGARILDPGCGACINAGPGVSTRPDQVTISAINRNNPGRSGPGQVWLASPATVAASALKGYICGADTLMGTP; from the coding sequence GTGAAGGTCGATGGCCGGGTTCTTCTGCTCAGCGAAGACCCGGCCCGCCTCCGGAGCCAGTTCCAGGGCGAGGATCTGCGCGTCGGCGTGACCGCCCTGCGGGACTACGTGACCGTGGACGAGATCGCCCCCGGCTGGGTGTGCTTCTACTTCGGCCAGCGCCTCGGGGACTTCGCCTACCTCGGCTGCCTCTGCGGTGGGACCTTCCCGATGCACGAAGGTTTCATCAAGCGGGGCGGCTTCCAGGTGGTGGTTTCGGGCAAGCGCCACGGCGGCGGCGGCCCGCGCGAGGCGGCGCCCTACGCCGAGCGCGCCGCGGGCATCCGCCTGGTCATCGCGGAGAGCTTCGATCCCGCCTACCGCCAGCAGTGCCACGCCCTCGGCCTCCTCACGTCCACGGACATGGGGCTCGTCGAGCGCATCCGGCAGGGCGAGGACCTGCCCATGGACCTCTTCACCCGCGGCCTCGACGCCCTCACCGCCGAGATCGTCAGGGCGGGGGGCATCTTCGAGTACACGCAGGCCCGGCTCCGGGAGGAGGCGCGGCTGCCCGAAGTCTCGCGCGCGCCCCGCCCGATGACCTACGGGGAGAAGCTCCTGGCCCGCGCCGCCCGGCACGGGTTCGGCTATGACGCCTGCGGCCTCGAGGCGGTGGCCCCCGGGGACGGCATCCTGGTGAAGGCCGACTGGCGCTTCTCCCACGAGACCGTGACCCCCCTCGCCGTGGCCATGGTGAAGGACCGCCTGGGGGAGGGCGTCCCCTTCGAGGACACCCACAGCATCCTGGCCTTCCGCGACCATCTCACCTTCCTCGGCCGGTTCTACACCCAGGACCAGGGCCAGCCCGGCATCGCCGACGCCGCCAGGCGGATCAAGCGCATGCAGGAGGAGTTCTGCGCCGCCAACGGGATCCGCCTCCACGGCGAGGACGCGGAGACGGGCTGCGAGGGCATCTGCCACGTCCTGATGGCCGAGCGGTACGCCCTGCCCGGGCAGGTCATCGTCGGCACGGATTCGCACACCTCCCATTCCGGGGCCCTCGGCGCGCTGGCCTTCGGGGTCGGGGCCGCCGACATCGCCTGCGCCTGGGTCACCGGCGACGTGCGGGTCACGGTGCCGCCCAGCGTCCTCGTGAAGCTGAAGGGCCGGCTCGGCCCCGGCGTCTTCGCCAAGGACCTGGTGCTCCACCTCCTCACCCTGCCGTTCTTCCGGGACGGCCACGTGAAGGGCCGGATCATCGAGTACGAGGGCGAGGCCCTCGCGGGCCTCGGCACCGACGAGCGCGCCACCCTCACGAACATGGCCGCCGATTCCGGCGCCTTCGCGGGCATCATCGCCCCGGACGCCGAGACGGTGCGCTACGTCGAGGAGCGCCGCGGCCGCAGGATCGGCCTCGTGCCCTGGATGCGGAGCGATCCCGGGGCCGTGTACGAGGGCGAGCTCGAGGTGGACTGCTCCGCCGTGACGCCCATGCTGGCCTCGCCGGGCTTCGCGGGCAACGGCCTGCCCCTCGCGGCCCTGGACCGCCAGGTGGACGTGGACATCGCCTACGTGGGCAGCTGCACGGGCGCGAAGCGGGAGGACCTCGAGCGCGTCTACGAGGTCGTGAGCTGGGGCCTCGCGCGCGGCATGACCGTGCCCCTGCGCGTGCAGTTCTTCATCCAGCTCGGCAGCGAGGACGTGCGGGCCCACGCCGAGGCCCAGGGCTGGCTCAGGGCCTTCGACGAGGCCGGGGCGCGGATCCTGGATCCCGGCTGCGGCGCCTGCATCAACGCCGGGCCCGGCGTCTCCACCCGGCCCGACCAGGTCACCATCAGCGCCATCAACCGCAACAACCCCGGCCGGAGCGGACCCGGCCAGGTCTGGCTCGCGAGCCCGGCCACCGTGGCCGCCAGCGCCCTCAAGGGCTACATCTGCGGCGCCGACACCTTGATGGGAACGCCCTGA
- the flgA gene encoding flagellar basal body P-ring formation chaperone FlgA, giving the protein MKAAVLLLCCALLRGGEAVVLPPGDRLQAQALAYVQEQAAGRDGSYTFKVVHMPVLPRPAKGDLAFEPAHLSRNDLTGRFYVSFNALADGRNLGMVRVDLEGRWAGKLLKFRAAQPRKTPLEAALLEPVDFEGVPPAGALREVPPGHRLRGPVTEGHLLVRTDVEAIPLVNAGDPVRLELVDGDLTISVDAVAKSSGAAGDRIRLEMPTNRKLVQAVVTGPGAARVRVGGSK; this is encoded by the coding sequence ATGAAGGCCGCGGTCCTCCTCCTCTGCTGCGCGCTCCTCCGCGGGGGCGAGGCGGTGGTCCTGCCCCCGGGGGACCGGCTCCAGGCCCAGGCCCTGGCCTACGTGCAGGAACAGGCGGCGGGACGCGACGGGAGCTACACCTTCAAGGTCGTCCACATGCCCGTGCTGCCCCGGCCGGCGAAGGGGGACCTGGCCTTCGAGCCCGCCCACCTCAGCCGCAACGACCTCACCGGGCGTTTCTACGTATCCTTCAACGCCCTGGCGGACGGGCGGAACCTGGGCATGGTCCGGGTGGACCTGGAGGGGCGCTGGGCCGGGAAGCTCCTGAAGTTCCGGGCCGCCCAGCCCCGCAAGACCCCCCTGGAGGCCGCGCTGCTCGAGCCGGTGGACTTCGAGGGCGTGCCCCCCGCGGGCGCCCTGCGGGAGGTGCCCCCCGGGCACCGGCTGCGCGGGCCCGTCACGGAGGGACACCTCCTCGTGCGGACCGACGTGGAGGCCATACCCCTGGTGAACGCCGGGGACCCGGTCCGCCTCGAACTGGTGGACGGGGACCTCACCATCTCGGTGGACGCCGTGGCCAAGTCCTCCGGGGCGGCCGGGGACCGCATTAGGCTGGAAATGCCCACCAACCGGAAGCTGGTGCAGGCCGTGGTCACCGGGCCGGGGGCCGCCCGCGTGCGGGTGGGCGGCAGCAAATAA
- the flgG gene encoding flagellar basal-body rod protein FlgG, translated as MMRAMWSAAAGMNVQTVNMDTISNNLANINTTGFKKSRAEFQDLLYQTINTAGTNTTSTTTFPGNIQIGHGARLTAMVKEFTTGSLKSTTNQYSMAIEGAGFFRVTMPDGTFAYTRDGSFSLDQNGNLVTANGNPLDPQITIPQDATSVTVATDGTVSVTQPGQTAPQQVGQITISNFINPNGLNALGRNLFQPTLASGDAIDGTPGLTGLGTIQQYFLEVSNVDMADEMVNMIIGQRAYEANSKTIQTADNMLQLVAALKR; from the coding sequence ATGATGAGAGCCATGTGGTCCGCCGCCGCCGGCATGAACGTGCAGACGGTGAACATGGACACGATCTCCAACAACCTGGCCAACATCAACACCACGGGCTTCAAGAAGTCCAGGGCCGAGTTCCAGGACCTGCTCTACCAGACCATCAACACGGCCGGCACCAACACCACGTCCACGACCACGTTCCCCGGCAACATCCAGATCGGCCACGGCGCGCGGCTCACGGCCATGGTGAAGGAGTTCACCACCGGCAGCCTCAAGAGCACCACGAACCAGTACTCCATGGCCATCGAAGGCGCGGGCTTCTTCCGGGTGACCATGCCCGACGGGACTTTCGCCTACACCCGGGACGGCTCCTTCAGCCTCGACCAGAACGGCAACCTCGTGACGGCCAACGGCAACCCCCTGGATCCCCAGATCACCATCCCCCAGGACGCCACCAGCGTCACCGTGGCCACCGACGGGACCGTGTCCGTCACCCAGCCCGGGCAGACCGCCCCCCAGCAGGTGGGCCAGATCACCATTTCCAACTTCATCAACCCCAACGGCCTCAACGCCCTGGGCCGCAACCTGTTCCAGCCCACCCTGGCCAGCGGCGACGCCATCGACGGGACGCCGGGCCTCACCGGGCTCGGCACCATCCAGCAGTACTTCCTCGAGGTCTCCAACGTCGACATGGCCGACGAGATGGTGAACATGATCATCGGCCAGCGCGCCTACGAGGCCAATTCCAAGACCATCCAGACGGCGGACAACATGCTCCAGCTGGTGGCCGCCCTCAAGCGATGA